The segment AACCATATTCCAGATGCTGCCATGACGATTGCAACGACAGCGCTTTTTGCTGAAGGGACAACCGCGATTCGCAACGTATACAACTGGCGCGTAAAAGAGACCGACCGTTTAGCGGCAATGGCGACAGAGTTACGCAAAGTCGGCGCAGAAGTAGAAGAAGGACACGATTACATTATCGTAACCCCACCTGCGCAACTTAAACATGCAGCAATCGATACTTATGATGATCATCGTATGGCAATGTGCTTCTCACTCGTGGCGCTAAGCGATACACCAGTGACGATCAACGATCCGAAATGCACCTCAAAAACCTTCCCAGATTATTTTGAGAAGCTGGAATCATTAAGCGTAGCTTAATGAGGGAACGCCTTTCGGCTACGGATGACGGATTCGGGAACGTAAAACGGGGTTTTACTTACGGATGATGGATGTGGGAACGTAAAACGAGGTTTTACTTTCGGACTACGGATGCGGGAACGTAAAACGGGGTTTTACTTACGGACGACGGATACTGGAACGTAAAACGAACGTTTATTGCGGGCTGATATTTTTGTCATTCCATAGAGCGCGTAAGCGCGAGTAGGGAATCTGGTTTTTCTCGCATCTCGAAGCAGAGCTATGCTCTGCGTTCCCGATTCCCGGAGCGAAGCTTCGCTTCGCGTTCCGAACATACGTAATGGGTTCTGAAACGCAAAAGAAAAGGCTGACGTGGCGTCAGCCTTTGTTATTTTTGTTATTCCATAGAGCGCGTAAGCGCGAGTAAGGAATCTGATTTTTCTCGTATCTCGAAGCAGAGCTATGCTCTGCGTTCCCGATTCCCGAAGCAAAGCTCAGCTTCGCGTTCCAAAAATTATGAGCTCAGCTCATTATTTTTCGATCGTGAACTCTTTCGAAAGGTGATGCGCCAAGTACTTAAACATATTAAATACCGCAGTCGTTTGGCTGGTTGGTAGACCGTTGTCGTCTAAGAAGTAGTTGCCTTTGAAAACCAATACGCCTTCTTTTTCTTCAACGCTGTCTGCGCGCATGCCTTCGATGTAATCGTCATGCTCTTGAATGATTTGGTTGGCGATCAGTAGTAGGTCGAATGTAGAAATTACTTTTTTATCGCTCATGATAGTTACCTTAGGCTGTGATTTTGGCGAGATGGGCAAGGATTTTAAAGGTAAGAAAATATAAATGCCAATGACTTGTCGCAATAAAAATGGAACTTGGTTTGCTATCCAACTGTATTTAAAGAGAGAAAATGTTTTGTGACGGGCTACATAAATCTGTTTACTCCATTGGCGGAACCATGAATCCCCCGTTTAGTATGTGGCACTTCAGATACAGGCTTATTCCCTTTATATATCGCAGGGATACGGTCTGCGTGTTGCGTTGAAACGATCTCTGCCTCGTAAACGCAAAGATCGACGATTTGTCGAGCAGTCAAAGTTGATTTTCAAAAAAGATATTGATCTTCTGGCAATCTCGCTCAATAGTAAAAAAAGAAGCAATGTTTTAAGTATGTTGTGCGATAAAATTCGCATCAGTCATTTTAAAGGACACCAGAGTCAGTTATGGGCAAGTCACTCGTTATTGTGGAGTCGCCAGCTAAGGCGAAGACCATCAATAAATATCTCGGTAAGGACTTCATAGTAAAGTCTAGTGTGGGTCACGTGCGTGATCTACCAACTGCAGGTCAAAGCACCGGTCAGAAAGCGGCAGCGGTATCTACCAAAGGTTTAAGCGTCGAAGAAAAAGCCCGCATTAAACAAGAAAAAGATCGTAAATCGCTGATCAAAAAAATGGGTATCGACCCATACAACGGCTGGGAAGCTAACTACCAAGTTCTTCCAGGTAAAGAGAAAGTAGTTGCCGAGCTGCAAAAACTGGCGAAAGACGCAGATTGCGTTTATCTCGCAACCGATTTGGACCGCGAGGGAGAGGCTATCGCTTGGCACCTTCGTGAGATCATCGGCGGCGATGAAGAGCGATATAAACGCGTAGTATTTAACGAAATTACTAAAAACGCGATCCAACAAGCTTTCCAGAGTCCTGGTGAGCTGAGTATGGATGGCGTTAATGCACAGCAAGCACGTCGATTCATGGACCGTGTAGTGGGCTTTATGGTGTCTCCACTACTATGGAAGAAAGTGGCGCGTGGCTTGTCAGCTGGTCGTGTACAGTCAGTAGCGGTAAAACTGCTGGTTGAGCGCGAGCGCGAAATCAAAGCGTTTATTCCAGAAGAGTTTTGGGATATTCACGCGAATACCAAAACACAGGATAAAACGGACTTCCGTCTGCAAGTCTCTCAAAAAGATGGCGTAGCCTTTAAACCGGTTAACGAAGCAGAGACGAAGGCTGCGATGTCTGTGTTGGAAAACGCAGCATACGAAGTATGTAAGCGTGAAGACCGTCCGACGTCGAGCAAGCCGTCAGCACCGTTTATCACTTCAACACTACAACAAGCGGCGAGTACGCGCCTTGGCTACGGTGTTAAGAAAACGATGATGCTAGCGCAGCGTTTATATGAAGCGGGCTACATCACCTATATGCGTACCGACTCGACTAACCTGAGTGCGGAAGCGGTTGAAACTCTTCGTGGTTACATCAGCAGCGAATTTGGTGATGCGTACCTACCGGCTAAAGCCAATGTATACGGCAGCAAAGAGGGCGCACAAGAGGCGCACGAAGCGATTCGTCCTTCTGATGTGACTGTGAAAGCGGAAGACCTACAAGGTATGGAAGCGGACGCGCATAAACTGTATGCCCTAATTTGGAATCAGTTTGTCGCTTGTCAAATGACGCCTGCGCAATACGACTCAACTACAGTGAGCGTTAAAGCGGCTGAGTACACGCTAAAAGCCAAAGGTCGTATCCTGAAGTTTGATGGTTGGACACGCGTTCAACGTCCTTTAGGTAAAAACGAAGACCAAATTCTGCCTGCGGTACAAGTGGGTGATAAGATTGATCTTGTTGAGCTCGATCCTAAGCAGCACTTCACTAAGCCGCCAGCACGCTTTACGGAAGCGGCATTGGTTAAAGAACTTGAGAAGCGCGGCATTGGTCGTCCATCGACTTACGCATCAATCATTTCAACCATCCAAGACCGTGGCTACGTGAAAGTTGACCAACGTCGTTTCTATGCAGAAAAGATGGGTGAGATTGTTACTGACCGTCTTGACGGTAGCTTCCATGAGCTAATGAACTATGAGTTCACTTCACGCATGGAAGAGAAGCTTGACCAAATCGCGGAAGGTGAAGCGAAATGGAAATCAGTGCTAGACAA is part of the Vibrio ponticus genome and harbors:
- a CDS encoding YciN family protein, whose translation is MSDKKVISTFDLLLIANQIIQEHDDYIEGMRADSVEEKEGVLVFKGNYFLDDNGLPTSQTTAVFNMFKYLAHHLSKEFTIEK
- the topA gene encoding type I DNA topoisomerase, whose amino-acid sequence is MGKSLVIVESPAKAKTINKYLGKDFIVKSSVGHVRDLPTAGQSTGQKAAAVSTKGLSVEEKARIKQEKDRKSLIKKMGIDPYNGWEANYQVLPGKEKVVAELQKLAKDADCVYLATDLDREGEAIAWHLREIIGGDEERYKRVVFNEITKNAIQQAFQSPGELSMDGVNAQQARRFMDRVVGFMVSPLLWKKVARGLSAGRVQSVAVKLLVEREREIKAFIPEEFWDIHANTKTQDKTDFRLQVSQKDGVAFKPVNEAETKAAMSVLENAAYEVCKREDRPTSSKPSAPFITSTLQQAASTRLGYGVKKTMMLAQRLYEAGYITYMRTDSTNLSAEAVETLRGYISSEFGDAYLPAKANVYGSKEGAQEAHEAIRPSDVTVKAEDLQGMEADAHKLYALIWNQFVACQMTPAQYDSTTVSVKAAEYTLKAKGRILKFDGWTRVQRPLGKNEDQILPAVQVGDKIDLVELDPKQHFTKPPARFTEAALVKELEKRGIGRPSTYASIISTIQDRGYVKVDQRRFYAEKMGEIVTDRLDGSFHELMNYEFTSRMEEKLDQIAEGEAKWKSVLDNFFSDFSGDLEKAEQEEDQGGMKPNHIVYTDIECPTCSRPMGIRTASTGVFLGCSGYALPPKERCKTTINLGDEEGIINVLEEDVETAALRAKKRCPICETAMDAYLIDDKRKLHVCGNNPNCEGYVVEFGEYKVKGYDGPVVECDKCGSDMVLKNGRFGKYMDCTSETCKNTRKILKNGEVAPPKEDPVHFPELPCENSDAYFVLRDGASGLFLAASTFPKSRETRAPLVEELKRFKDRISAKFHYLTEAPEKDPDGLPMVVRFSRKTKENYVRSEVDGKPSGYTALYIDGKWEVTDKRKKK